In Anolis sagrei isolate rAnoSag1 chromosome 9, rAnoSag1.mat, whole genome shotgun sequence, the following proteins share a genomic window:
- the PARP16 gene encoding protein mono-ADP-ribosyltransferase PARP16, translating to MQEPNAKDAATSEERVQEAIQKDLLAADLKCSFFASALQSYKRDSVLRPFPGLYVAEETKDFEALLADTNALGSLKDLCESAHNVDGRIWELLSWVLSSKALRIHSTSKTEYKKIQELTGAPSVPVAEPDFLFEITYSSQMNAKFEETKAGRDLLYAFHGSRLENFHSIVHNGLQCHLNRTSLFGEGTYLTSDLSLALLYSPHGLGWQRSLMGPVLSCVAVCEIIDHPDVKCQVQKKDSKEIDKKRARVRNSEGGDVPQKYFVVTNNQLIRVKYLLVYSQKQYRRCSSQSWLSSHRFALMMSLYLLLLMLIGASNSPAFLSYWSRLFDSRR from the exons ATGCAGGAGCCAAATGCCAAGGATGCCGCCACCTCCGAAGAGCGGGTCCAGGAGGCCATCCAGAAGGACCTCTTGGCCGCCGACTTGAAGTGCAGCTTCTTCGCTTCAGCTCTGCAGAGCTACAAGCGGGACTCCGTCCTGCGGCCCTTTCCTGGGCTCTACGTCGCTGAGGAGACCAAGGACTTTGAGGCTTTG CTTGCAGATACAAATGCACTTGGGAGCCTGAAAGACCTGTGCGAATCCGCCCACAACGTTGACGGAAGGATCTGGGAGTTGCTCAGCTGGGTTTTGTCCTCTAAGGCCTTGCGTATACACAGCACCAGCAAAACAGAG TACAAGAAGATCCAAGAGCTGACGGGAGCTCCCAGTGTGCCGGTAGCCGAGCCAGACTTCCTGTTCGAGATCACCTATTCCAGCCAGATGAACGCCAAATTCGAGGAGACCAAAGCAGGGAGGGACCTCCTCTATGCCTTCCACGGGAGCCGCCTCGAGAACTTCCACTCCATCGTCCACAACGGGCTGCAATGCCACCTGAACCGG ACCTCCTTGTTCGGGGAAGGTACCTACCTGACCAGTGACTTGAGCCTTGCTCTCCTCTATAGCCCCCACGGACTCGGCTGGCAGCGGAGCCTCATGGGCCCCGTCCTGAGCTGCGTCGCCGTTTGCGAAATCATCGACCACCCGGACGTCAAGTGCCAAGTCCAAAAGAAAG ATTCTAAAGAAATAGACAAGAAGCGAGCCCGAGTGAGGAACAGCGAAGGTGGCGACGTCCCCCAGAAATACTTTGTGGTGACAAACAACCAGCTGATCCGGGTGAAGTACTTGCTGGTATATTCGCAGAAGCAATATCGCAG GTGTTCCAGCCAATCGTGGCTCTCCTCACACCGCTTTGCCTTGATGATGAGCCTCTACCTGCTGCTCCTGATGCTCATCGGTGCCAGCAACTCCCCGGCTTTCCTTTCCTATTGGAGCAGACTCTTTGATTCCCGGCGATGA
- the LOC132762532 gene encoding gonadotropin-releasing hormone II receptor-like → MADGEPSMNALQGCSLPDENSSLSTCPKEAWLEPVFTLAARTRVVVTSCFFVVAACSNSVVLYSVTRKRRKSHVQLLILSLTAADLLVTTIVMPLDAVWNITIQWYAGDSLCKLLNFLKLFAMYSAALVLVVISLDRHAAVLRPFSFANSSRRNRVMLSVAWVLSVLLASPQLFLFHLYTVPGANFTQCVTHGSFKERWQETTYNMFTFTTLYVTPLSVMVVCYIRILFEISKQLKINQGLARGKDGHISKARMKTLTMTILIVASFIVCWTPYYLLGLWYWFQPDMIRQMPEYVSHFLFLFGLLHTCTDPIVYGLYTPSFREDMKMCLKGLKLTLTHQEKSLAVITELKNKEDREQSRPRSSVSNGGTMHTAF, encoded by the exons ATGGCTGACGGAGAACCGTCGATGAACGCTCTCCAAGGATGCAGCCTTCCGGATGAGAACTCGTCCCTCTCCACGTGCCCCAAGGAGGCTTGGCTCGAACCCGTCTTCACCTTGGCAGCCAGGACCCGGGTGGTAGTCACCAGCTGCTTCTTCGTGGTGGCGGCCTGCAGCAACTCGGTGGTCCTGTACAGCGTGACCCGGAAGAGGCGCAAGTCTCATGTCCAGCTGCTTATCCTCAGCTTGACCGCAGCTGACCTGCTGGTGACCACCATCGTGATGCCTCTGGACGCTGTGTGGAACATCACCATCCAGTGGTATGCCGGAGACAGCCTCTGCAAGCTCCTCAACTTCCTCAAGCTCTTTGCCATGTACTCAGCTGCCCTGGTACTGGTGGTCATCAGCTTGGACAGGCACGCGGCCGTCCTTCGCCCGTTCTCCTTTGCAAACTCCAGTCGTCGCAATCGGGTTATGCTCTCTGTGGCCTGGGTGCTCAGTGTCTTGTTGGCCTCTCCTCAG CTCTTCCTTTTCCACCTCTACACCGTCCCAGGGGCCAATTTCACCCAATGCGTGACGCATGGAAGCTTCAAAGAACGCTGGCAGGAGACCACCTACAACATGTTCACATTCACCACTCTCTACGTCACTCCACTGAGCGTGATGGTCGTCTGCTACATCCGCATCTTGTTTGAGATTAGCAAGCAGCTGAAAATTAACCAAG GTCTAGCCAGAGGGAAGGACGGCCACATCTCCAAGGCCCGCATGAAGACCCTCACCATGACCATCCTGATCGTGGCCTCGTTCATCGTTTGCTGGACTCCGTACTACCTCCTGGGCTTGTGGTACTGGTTCCAGCCCGACATGATACGCCAAATGCCAGAATACGTCAGCCACTTCCTATTCCTCTTTGGCCTGCTGCACACTTGCACCGACCCCATTGTTTACGGGCTCTACACCCCGTCCTTCCGCGAGGACATGAAGATGTGCCTCAAGGGCCTGAAGCTCACCTTGACCCACCAGGAGAAAAGCCTGGCCGTTattacagaactcaaaaacaaagaGGACCGCGAACAGAGCCGGCCCCGTTCAAGCGTTTCCAACGGCGGGACGATGCATACTGCTTTTTAA